A stretch of the Camelina sativa cultivar DH55 unplaced genomic scaffold, Cs unpScaffold00427, whole genome shotgun sequence genome encodes the following:
- the LOC104773032 gene encoding uncharacterized protein LOC104773032, producing MLLDTTSNENFLNKDVDDGWALVEYLVQYDGHYNKDFDRTIRSSGDGELDPKEHVSELKRNRVQPVEQTNISVTEEYVTGDSEFQDGEDIQQVSAQNEAEDQAEKKIDSVLDQAHDRALDRVSDRVTDRVVPSEYDKPTKYIPSAYKPPLPFPGRFKEQMIRKLKEKIEKQELMAIQHEVTVEEKKEDIGSALEQYEPYPLYKGMLLNISKQKAKNQAKKDLDIGTAAIPTKLEDPGSFNLPCSLNYMHLNKCFCDLGASVSVMPFSIAEKLGYEEFKPSNLYISLADGSRKDVVGKLENFPVKIGKASIPTDFIIIEMEQELDDPIILGRPFLATPGAVIDVKKGMISLDIADGLNMRFDIKNTTNQPTIGGQPFVIEDKADVESFKIKLMLSLLR from the exons ATGTTGTTGGACACAACTAGCAATgaaaacttcctcaacaaggatgtagATGATGGTTGGGCGCTTGTTGAGTACTTGGTTCAGTATGATGGTCACTACAATAAGGATTTTGATAGGACCATCAGATCGTCGGGAGACG gtgaattaGACCCCAAGGAGCATGTAAGTGAGCTGAAGAGGAATAGAGTGCAACCAGTGGAGCAGACCAAT ATCTCTGTTACTGAGGAGTAtgtcactggggacagtgaatttcaagatggggaggatattcAACAAGTTTCAGCTCAGAATGAAGCAGAGGATCAAGCAGAGAAGAAAATCGACAGTGTGCTCGACCAAGCACACGATcgtgcactcgatcgagtgagTGATCGAGTCACTGATCGAGTGGTCCCCTCTGAGTATGATAAGCCCACAAAGTACATTCCTTCAGCATACAAACCACCTTtgccattcccaggacgtttcaaggaaCAAATGATTAGGAAGCTCAAAGAAAAGATTGAGAAGCAGGAATTGATGGCCATTCAACATGAAGTAACtgttgaggagaagaaagaggataTAGGATCAGCTTTGGAGcagtatgaaccatatcctctctataaagGCATGTTGCTTAACATATCAAAGCAGAAGGCTAAGAATCAAGCCAAGAAGGATCTAGACATTGGAACTGCTGCGATTCCAACCAAGCTTGAGGATCCAGGCTCATTCAACCTACCATGCTCACTGAACTATATGCACTTGAACAAGTGTTTCTGTGACCTTGGAGCCTCTGTTAGTGTCATGCCCTTCTCAATAGCAGAGAAGCTAGGATATGAAGAGTTCAAGCCAAGTAACCTCTACATAAGTCTTGCTGATGGGTCTAGGAAAGATGTGGTTGGCAAGCTAGAGAActttccagtcaagataggtaAGGCCAGTATACCAACTGATTTCATCATCATAGAGATGGAACAGGAGCTTGATGATCCTATTATCCTTGGAAGACCATTTTTGGCCACTCCTGGAGCtgtaattgatgttaaaaaGGGTATGATCAGTCTGGACATTGCTGATGGGTTGAATATGAGGTTTGATATTaagaacacaacaaaccaaCCCACCATTGGAGGCCAACCCTTTGTTATAGAAGATAAAGCTGATGTTGAGTCTTTTAAGATAAAGCTGATGTTGAGTCTTTTAAGATAA